From a region of the Pleuronectes platessa chromosome 22, fPlePla1.1, whole genome shotgun sequence genome:
- the LOC128428940 gene encoding C-type mannose receptor 2, with protein sequence MCYEGNNYHLIDHMKKDWCQAQQYCRRHFKELVSINDENQKRQVVEEGRNKTFWIGLLHDEWEWQDGSCSTYRSWDRTSENCTAQKKSSHVLYGYDCLSEAGALCSKGNVRIVVVRQNLTWEKALDYCLANHSGLLWIEDEDDQKDVVEILNNLNVEGPLWIGLRQNPVFGFWIWSDRTVTYSHWENDRTPEMPSSRNCGVINVKNSRWQNENCSDLHQFLCEEEISFIN encoded by the exons ATGTGCTACGAGG GAAATAACTACCACCTGATTGATCATATGAAAAAGGACTGGTGTCAGGCACAGCAGTACTGCAGAAGACACTTCAAGGAATTAGTCAGCATCAATGATGAAAACCAAAAAAGACAAGTGGTCGAGGAAGGACGAAACAAAACCTTTTGGATTGGACTCCTGCACGATGAATGGGAGTGGCAGGACGGGAGCTGCTCGACGTACAGATCGTGGGACAGAACATCAGAGAATTGTACAGCTCAGAAAAAGTCTTCACATGTGTTGTATGGATATGACTGTCTCAGTGAAGCAGGAGCACTTTGCTCCAAAG GCAATGTGAGGATCGTGGTCGTCAGACAGAATTTAACTTGGGAAAAGGCTTTGGATTACTGTCTCGCCAATCACTCAGGCCTGCTGTGGATTGAGGATGAGGACGATCAGAAGGATGTTGTTGAAATCTTAAACAACCTCAACGTCGAGGGTCCTCTCTGGATCGGCCTGAGGCAGAATCCTGTCTTCGGGTTCTGGATCTGGAGCGACAGGACGGTGACCTACAGCCACTGGGAGAACGACCGAACACCGGAGATGCCCTCGTCTAGAAACTGCGGCGTCATCAACGTGAAGAACTCCAGGTGGCAGAATGAAAACTGTTCGGACTTGCACCAATTtctttgtgaggaggagatttCTTTCATTAACTAA